The sequence ATATCCGTGGTCTGCAGCACTACTGACTCCTTTAGCAAATCTGGAGAAGAAAATTGAGTTTAAGGAGTTTTACACTCCTATTGACCTAATAAACGAGATAAGCGACGTTAAGCTTAGGGATAGGGGAATCAGCTGGATAGGCGCGAGAATGGGGAGGCCCGAAAAGGCAAAAGAAAGAAAAATGAAGCCTCCAGTCCACGTTCTCTTCCCAATAGGACTAGCTGGAGGAAACTCGAGAGATATTTACAAAGCCGCACAAGAAGGAAAAACTGCAGAAGTTGAGATAGCACACTTCAAATGTACCAACTGTGGCCATGTAGATATCTATCCCACATGTCCTAAATGCGGAAGCGAGGCTAAGTTGCTCTACCACTGTCCCAAATGCGGCTTTGAGTCCACAATGGACACAGAATGTCCCAAATGCGGCATAGAAATGAAAGCATACAGAAAAAGGAAAATCAACCCATCAGAACTTTTGAATAAAGCTATGCAGAACGTCGGAGTTTACACCCTCGATAAGCTTAAGGGCGTAATGGGTATGAGCTCCGCCCATAAAATAGCAGAACCGCTCGAAAAGGGCATCCTCAGAGCAAAGAACGATGTTTACGTCTTTAAGGACGGTACTATAAGATTTGACGCGACCGATGCTCCTATAACCCACTTCAAGCCCAAAGAGATAGGGGTAAGCGTTGAAAAATTAAGAGAACTCGGCTATACCCATGATTTTGAAGGAAAACCCCTTGTAAGTGAAGATCAGATAGTTGAGCTTAAAGTCCAAGATATTATACTCTCAAAAGCAGCAGGAGAATACCTTGTCAGAGTCGCAAAGTTTGTAGACGATTTGCTCGAAAAGTTCTATGGACTGCCAAGGTTCTACAACGTTGAGAAAATGGAAGACCTAATCGGGCACCTCGTCATTGGTTTGGCTCCACACACCTCAGCCGGAATTGTTGGAAGGATTATCGGGTTTGTTGATGCCCTAGTGGGCTATGCCCACCCATACTATCACGCAGCAAAGAGAAGGAACTGCGATGGCGACGAAGACGCTGTAATGCTCCTTCTCGATGCTCTGCTAAACTTCTCGCGCTACTACCTCCCAGAAAAACGCGGTGGAAAGATGGACGCTCCTTTGGTCGTTACAACGCGCTTAGATCCAAGAGAGGTTGACAGCGAAGTCCACAACATGGACATAGCGAGGTGTTATCCATTAGAATTCTACAGGGCGACTTATGAGCTTAAATCACCAAAGGAGCTTGTTGGAGTTATCGAGAGAGTTGAAGACCGCTTGGGCAAACCGGAAATGTATGAGGGATTAAAGTTCACCCACGACACCGACGATATAGCTTTGGGACCAAAAATGAGCCTCTACAAACAGTTGGGAGACATGGAAGACAAGGTCAGAAGACAGTTAGCCCTAGCAGAGCGCATTAGGGCTGTAAATGAACATCACGTCGCTGAGACCATAATAAACTCCCACATAGTTCCAGATTTGAGAGGAAATCTTAGGAGCTTCACAAGACAAGAGTTCAGGTGTGTAAAGTGCAACACCAAGTATCGGAGGCCACCTCTAAGTGGGAAGTGTCCTAACTGCGGCGGAAAGATAGTGCTCACAGTCTCAAAAGGGGCAATTGAAAAGTACCTCCCCACAGCGAAGATGCTCGTTACCCATTACGATGTTATGGAGTACACAAGGCAGAGAATCTGCATAACTGAGAAGGACATAAAGACCCTTTTCCAAAATGTATTTCCAGACACTCAGAAGACCCTCCTTACACTCGGAGCAGACATCTGTGAAAGAATGATAGCGGAAAGAACCGGAAAGCTCATGAAGAAAAATGGTTATCTGGACGAACTAAAAGAAAACGGAAAACTAAAGAAAGCCCAAAAGAAGGAGGAGAAGGAGAATAAAAACGAGAAACCCATAAAACAAGAGGACAAGGAAAAGAAAGAGAATATCAAGCCCAAAAAGAAAAAGGGCAAAAAGGTCATCAGCTTGGAGGAGTTCTTTGGAAACTAACAGCCAAGGATCGCTGAACAAAAAAGATAAATACTTCGAGTGACCAATACTAATTGAGAAAGATGAAATTAGTGCCTAGTGTGGCTTATCTTAGAATCCAGAGGCAGTTTTATGTAGGGTACTCGATGGCATTAGCCGGATGGATAGGGGAGCATCTCATTATTCGTAAGTCCCTTCCAAAACCTTCTTTTATTGACAAGGCTTTGAAGAAGCTTGGTTTTTCTCTCGTTGGTGAGGAAATTGGTGAAGATGAGTACTCATACTTCTTTAAGAGAAAAGATGTAGGGGTTTCTGCATTCTTTGAGCCATCAAATGACCTGCTGTTCCTTCAGATATATCCTCTCAAAAAGAGGATCTCAGCCGCTATAAGCATAAGATCTCAGTACATAGAGTTCTACGACCAGTTTGTAGTCTCAATTGAACCCGCACAAAAGCTACCTCCCGGAATTAGGAGCCTTGGCATCAACCCCCTAATACTTGAGGACTACTACCCAATATCAACCCCATACTGGGGAATGGTTCATGAGGATTGGGAAAACGATTTAAAAATGTTAGTAATGAGAAATGAGATATTTGAAGACCTCGAGAGAAATGAGTATCGCTGTCCAGTCTGCTTCTCAGAGCTAAGTGTGGAAGACAACTACTTGAAGTGCCACACCTGCGGATTTATATATACAGCTGAAAGCGAGTTCGAAAGAGTAATCTCAAAGTTCTCACTTGGTATTGGGGAAGAAGAGATTATCTTCTAGCTTTTCTTTTGGGGTAAAATTTATAAATGGTGCTATAAAGTAGTGATTGGGCACAGCCCCGTGGTGTAGCGGCCAAGCATGCGGGACTTTGGATCCCGCGACCGGGGTTCGAATCCCCGCGGGGCTACCATATCCCCGGGCTCCAGACTAATCTCCATTACTTTTATTAACAGCTTCTTTCTAACTTCCTTGGGGTGGTGTAGATGGTAAGGCTGATTTCTTTTGACGTTTGGAACACTCTCCTCGACATAAACGTCATGATTGAAAACCTAGTAAAGGCACTCTCAGAACTTCTGAACGTTCCCGAAGAAAAGGTCATGGAAAAAATTCTTGAAACAAGGGAGGAAATAAAAAAGATAAGGAAATCTAAAAGTGGAAACCCGGAAAAAGCCCTAGAGGAAAGTCAAGAGCTTCTCGCGAGGGCTTTAGGCGTTGATGTCGAGATAGTGAAAAGGGCAGCTGCAAAAGCTACTTTGAACGTTGACGAGAGAATAGTGCTCCCCGAAGTTAAAGAAACTCTAGAAAAACTACACGGC comes from Thermococcus aggregans and encodes:
- a CDS encoding DNA polymerase II large subunit, which produces MELYSEEMKKYFESLQREIDRAYEIAKQARAQGKDPVRDIEVPQATDMAGRVESLVGPKGVAERIRELVKEYGKELAALKVVDEIIEGKFGKFESKEKLADQSVRTALAILTEGIVSAPLEGIADVRIKKNPDGTDYLAIYYAGPIRSSGGTAQALSVLVGDYVRRKLGLDRFKPTEEHIERYVEEVDLYHRAVTRLQYHPSPDEVRLAVRNIPIEITGEATDDVEVSHRNVPGVETNNLRGGAILVLAEGVLQKAKKLVKYIDKMGIEGWEWLKEFVEAKEKGSGERKAEEEKAEKSEEKTAVKVEKGFYYELYEKFRANIAPNAKYTKEIIGGRPLFAEPSTNGGFRLRYGRSRVSGFATWSINPAVMIMVDEFLAVGTQMKTERPGKGAIVTPASTIEGPIVKLKDGSVVRVDDYHKALELKDQVEEILYLGDALIAFGDFVENNQTLLPANYVEEWWIQEFVEAVNKVYELELKPFQENEKELLEEAADYLELDADFLAELLKDPIKVKPSIEDAIHLSRILKIPLHPYYTLYWNTLEVEELISLQNALVNAKIEWEEYRGFKYAKRVEIPLSSLGKAKRYLELLGVEHKVSGDLVVIEYPWSAALLTPLANLEKKIEFKEFYTPIDLINEISDVKLRDRGISWIGARMGRPEKAKERKMKPPVHVLFPIGLAGGNSRDIYKAAQEGKTAEVEIAHFKCTNCGHVDIYPTCPKCGSEAKLLYHCPKCGFESTMDTECPKCGIEMKAYRKRKINPSELLNKAMQNVGVYTLDKLKGVMGMSSAHKIAEPLEKGILRAKNDVYVFKDGTIRFDATDAPITHFKPKEIGVSVEKLRELGYTHDFEGKPLVSEDQIVELKVQDIILSKAAGEYLVRVAKFVDDLLEKFYGLPRFYNVEKMEDLIGHLVIGLAPHTSAGIVGRIIGFVDALVGYAHPYYHAAKRRNCDGDEDAVMLLLDALLNFSRYYLPEKRGGKMDAPLVVTTRLDPREVDSEVHNMDIARCYPLEFYRATYELKSPKELVGVIERVEDRLGKPEMYEGLKFTHDTDDIALGPKMSLYKQLGDMEDKVRRQLALAERIRAVNEHHVAETIINSHIVPDLRGNLRSFTRQEFRCVKCNTKYRRPPLSGKCPNCGGKIVLTVSKGAIEKYLPTAKMLVTHYDVMEYTRQRICITEKDIKTLFQNVFPDTQKTLLTLGADICERMIAERTGKLMKKNGYLDELKENGKLKKAQKKEEKENKNEKPIKQEDKEKKENIKPKKKKGKKVISLEEFFGN